From the genome of Pelodiscus sinensis isolate JC-2024 chromosome 12, ASM4963464v1, whole genome shotgun sequence, one region includes:
- the ADGRG5 gene encoding adhesion G-protein coupled receptor G5 isoform X2, with translation MSYLWSTVGWDSPLRTCLFLYLLLHSAAEPGESCRFATSQPGMEVLKDNLTVMNNHLEKGCSARSQKPLEDFQENFTIVCPEIQTLVFNIMPTNFQGLNISSNMTELSKGRRSKTRHAMRFPAELGKKTRNAAETRLTCIYLKGSCLFQDEKNSSLLNDDILGATLGGATVTNLSHAVEIQFWHDLVLDNSNATCVFWVEGTGGRGLGHWSSAGCETVHNARTVLCMCRHLTYFAVLLKISSAAIDKDLLAPLTYISIVGCSISAAASLLTVLFYLASRKRSSDYTTKIHMNLLGALFLLNVSFLLSEPLASVGSTWLCCGTAAFLHYSLLCSLTWMAIEGFHLYLLVIKVYNVYFRRYVLKLCAVGWGLPALPVLSILIKSGIYGKYDIRTETGYNNATMCWITDLGVHYALAPGYAGLTVLFNMVILVAVVRLLRLWRSNVENQKARVKKDLWTVLGLTCLLGTTWALAFLGFGVLLVPQLFLFSIINSLQGFFICLWYCTARRQSDTHSSMRSSQTTK, from the exons ATGAGCTACCTTTGGAGCACGGTGGGGTGGGACTCACCCTTGCGGACATGCCTCTTCTTGTATCTTCTTCTCCACTCAGCAGCAG AACCAGGAGAAAGTTGCCGTTTTGCCAcatcacagccaggcatggaggtgCTGAAGGACAACCTGACTGTCATGAACAATCACTTGGAGAAAGGATGCAGCGCACGGAGTCAGAAGCCGCTGGAAGA TTTCCAGGAGAACTTCACTATCGTGTGCCCCGAAATTCAGACCTTGGTCTTCAATATTATGCCGACGAATTTCCAAGGGCTAAACATCAGCAGCAATATGACAGAG CTGTCCAAAGGCCGAAGGAGTAAAACCCGGCACGCCATGCGTTTCCCAGCGGAGCTGGGGAAGAAAACCCGGAACGCAGCAGAAACACGACTCACCTGCATTTATCTCAAAGGCTCTTGTCTCTTCCAG GACGAGAAGAACAGCTCCCTGCTGAACGACGACATCCTCGGGGCCACGCTGGGGGGAGCCACGGTCACCAACCTCAGTCATGCGGTGGAGATCCAGTTCTGGCATGACCTGGTGCTG GATAACTCCAATGCGACCTGCGTCTTCTGGGTGGAAGGAACAG gaggcagaggcctggggcactggagcagcgCTGGCTGTGAGACCGTCCACAACGCGAGAACggtgctgtgcatgtgcagacACCTCACCTACTTTGCTGTGCTGCTG AAAATATCCTCCGCGGCCATCGACAAGGACCTCCTGGCTCCTCTCACCTACATCTCCATCGTGGGCTGCAGCATCTCGGCTGCTGCCTCACTTCTCACCGTCCTCTTCTACCTCGCCTCCAG GAAAAGGAGCAGCGATTATACAACCAAAATCCACATGAACCTGCTGGGCGCCCTCTTCTTGCTCAACGTCTCCTTCCTGCTCAGCGAGCCGCTGGCATCCGtgggctccacgtggctctgctgCGGCACCGCCGCCTTCCTCCACtactccctgctctgctccctgaccTGGATGGCCATCGAGGGCTTCCACCTCTACCTGCTCGTCATCAAGGTCTACAACGTGTACTTCAGGAGATACGTCCTCAAGCTGTGTGCAGTTGGCTGGG GACTGCCCGCCTTACCTGTGCTTAGCATCCTCATCAAGTCCGGGATCTACGGGAAGTATGACATTCGAACTGAAACTGGCTACAATAATGCAACCAT GTGTTGGATCACAGATTTGGGTGTTCATTACGCCCTCGCCCCGGGCTATGCTGGTCTTACCGTCCTCTTCAACATGGTCATCTTAGTCGCCGTCGTGCGgctgctgcggctgtggagaTCCAACGTGGAGAATCAGAAAGCGCGAGTGAAGAAGGATCTGTGGACCGTGCTGGGCCTGACGTGCCTGCTGGGAACCACCTGGGCTCTGGCCTTCCTTGGTTTTGGGGTCTTGTTGGTGCCTCAGCTCTTCCTCTTCAGTATCATCAACTCCCTACAGG GGTTCTTCATCTGCCTCTGGTACTGCACCGCACGCCGCCAGTCGGACACCCACTCCTCTATGAGGAGCTCTCAGACGACGAAATAA
- the ADGRG5 gene encoding adhesion G-protein coupled receptor G5 isoform X1 — protein MSYLWSTVGWDSPLRTCLFLYLLLHSAAEPGESCRFATSQPGMEVLKDNLTVMNNHLEKGCSARSQKPLEDLKQIEENLLNVSFQENFTIVCPEIQTLVFNIMPTNFQGLNISSNMTELSKGRRSKTRHAMRFPAELGKKTRNAAETRLTCIYLKGSCLFQDEKNSSLLNDDILGATLGGATVTNLSHAVEIQFWHDLVLDNSNATCVFWVEGTGGRGLGHWSSAGCETVHNARTVLCMCRHLTYFAVLLKISSAAIDKDLLAPLTYISIVGCSISAAASLLTVLFYLASRKRSSDYTTKIHMNLLGALFLLNVSFLLSEPLASVGSTWLCCGTAAFLHYSLLCSLTWMAIEGFHLYLLVIKVYNVYFRRYVLKLCAVGWGLPALPVLSILIKSGIYGKYDIRTETGYNNATMCWITDLGVHYALAPGYAGLTVLFNMVILVAVVRLLRLWRSNVENQKARVKKDLWTVLGLTCLLGTTWALAFLGFGVLLVPQLFLFSIINSLQGFFICLWYCTARRQSDTHSSMRSSQTTK, from the exons ATGAGCTACCTTTGGAGCACGGTGGGGTGGGACTCACCCTTGCGGACATGCCTCTTCTTGTATCTTCTTCTCCACTCAGCAGCAG AACCAGGAGAAAGTTGCCGTTTTGCCAcatcacagccaggcatggaggtgCTGAAGGACAACCTGACTGTCATGAACAATCACTTGGAGAAAGGATGCAGCGCACGGAGTCAGAAGCCGCTGGAAGA TTTAAAACAGATAGAAGAAAACCTGTTGAATGTCAGTTTCCAGGAGAACTTCACTATCGTGTGCCCCGAAATTCAGACCTTGGTCTTCAATATTATGCCGACGAATTTCCAAGGGCTAAACATCAGCAGCAATATGACAGAG CTGTCCAAAGGCCGAAGGAGTAAAACCCGGCACGCCATGCGTTTCCCAGCGGAGCTGGGGAAGAAAACCCGGAACGCAGCAGAAACACGACTCACCTGCATTTATCTCAAAGGCTCTTGTCTCTTCCAG GACGAGAAGAACAGCTCCCTGCTGAACGACGACATCCTCGGGGCCACGCTGGGGGGAGCCACGGTCACCAACCTCAGTCATGCGGTGGAGATCCAGTTCTGGCATGACCTGGTGCTG GATAACTCCAATGCGACCTGCGTCTTCTGGGTGGAAGGAACAG gaggcagaggcctggggcactggagcagcgCTGGCTGTGAGACCGTCCACAACGCGAGAACggtgctgtgcatgtgcagacACCTCACCTACTTTGCTGTGCTGCTG AAAATATCCTCCGCGGCCATCGACAAGGACCTCCTGGCTCCTCTCACCTACATCTCCATCGTGGGCTGCAGCATCTCGGCTGCTGCCTCACTTCTCACCGTCCTCTTCTACCTCGCCTCCAG GAAAAGGAGCAGCGATTATACAACCAAAATCCACATGAACCTGCTGGGCGCCCTCTTCTTGCTCAACGTCTCCTTCCTGCTCAGCGAGCCGCTGGCATCCGtgggctccacgtggctctgctgCGGCACCGCCGCCTTCCTCCACtactccctgctctgctccctgaccTGGATGGCCATCGAGGGCTTCCACCTCTACCTGCTCGTCATCAAGGTCTACAACGTGTACTTCAGGAGATACGTCCTCAAGCTGTGTGCAGTTGGCTGGG GACTGCCCGCCTTACCTGTGCTTAGCATCCTCATCAAGTCCGGGATCTACGGGAAGTATGACATTCGAACTGAAACTGGCTACAATAATGCAACCAT GTGTTGGATCACAGATTTGGGTGTTCATTACGCCCTCGCCCCGGGCTATGCTGGTCTTACCGTCCTCTTCAACATGGTCATCTTAGTCGCCGTCGTGCGgctgctgcggctgtggagaTCCAACGTGGAGAATCAGAAAGCGCGAGTGAAGAAGGATCTGTGGACCGTGCTGGGCCTGACGTGCCTGCTGGGAACCACCTGGGCTCTGGCCTTCCTTGGTTTTGGGGTCTTGTTGGTGCCTCAGCTCTTCCTCTTCAGTATCATCAACTCCCTACAGG GGTTCTTCATCTGCCTCTGGTACTGCACCGCACGCCGCCAGTCGGACACCCACTCCTCTATGAGGAGCTCTCAGACGACGAAATAA